The Lonchura striata isolate bLonStr1 chromosome 7, bLonStr1.mat, whole genome shotgun sequence genome window below encodes:
- the FGFBP3 gene encoding fibroblast growth factor-binding protein 3, producing the protein MRLPLALLVLPALAALGAAGADPEAAEEARAGRFSTPEQHRCRWELRSAAGASELRLSCRAEGGGAARSCAYRGEPRRCPAFRGRQYWRQILSRLRRRQHPCAPGAPLRARLCGPGRAPPEAQLRLLPDPGPASPAPGPEPTEDPAQTYCAERWHSLCSFFVGFWEG; encoded by the coding sequence ATGAGGCTGCCGCTGGCGCTGCTggtcctgccagccctggccgcccTGGGGGCCGCCGGCGCGGACCCGGAGGCGGCGGAGgaggcgcgggcggggcggttCTCCACGCCGGAGCAGCACCGGTGCCGCTGGGAGCTGCGCTCGGCCGCGGGGGCCAGCGAGCTGCGGCTGAGCTGCCGggcggagggcggcggggcggcgcggagCTGCGCCTACCGCGGGGagccgcggcgctgcccggcctTCCGCGGCCGCCAGTACTGGCGGCAGATCCTGTcccggctgcggcggcggcagcaCCCCTGCGCCCCGGGagcgccgctccgcgcccgcctcTGCGGCCCGGGCCGTGCGCCGCCCGAGGCGCAGCTGCGCCTGCTGCCCGAccccggccccgcctcgccgGCCCCCGGCCCGGAGCCCACCGAGGACCCGGCGCAGACCTACTGCGCCGAGCGGTGGCACTCGCTGTGCAGCTTCTTCGTCGGCTTCTGGGAGGGCTGA